ACCGCCGTGGAGGAGGCGCTCTATCTCTCCAACATCGCCTCCAAGGTGACGCTGGTGCATCGCCGTGACAGCCTGCGTGCCGAAAAGATTCTGCAGGACAAGCTCTTCGAGAAGATCGAGAACGGCAACATGGCGGTGGAGTGGAATCACACCCTGGGGGAGGTGCTCGGTGATGGCAGTGGCGTGACCGGTGTGCGCCTCAAGTCCACCCTCGATGATAGCGAGAAGGTGATCAATGCACCGGGGCTGTTCATCGCCATCGGTCACACCCCGAATACCGGACTCTTCGAGGGCCAGCTCGAGATGGTCGACGGCTATATCAAGGTGCGCTCCGGGCTGCAGGGCAATGCCACTGCCACCAGCGTACCGGGCGTGTTCGCCGCTGGCGATGTCATCGATCATGTCTATCGCCAAGCGATCACGTCGGCCGGCAGCGGTTGCATGGCCGCCCTAGATGTCGAGCGCTATCTGGACGGGATCGACTGATTTTAGGCAACAATCGCCGCTGAAAACCCGCCAAGGCGGGTTTTTTGGGCTTTCGTTTGTTCTTTAGTAGTGGGGAGGCACTTCATCGTGCGGGTTGAAGAGGTCATCCTGCGGCGCCGATCGCTGCTCCCGCAGGCGCTCTTGCATCAGCTCATTGAGCCGCACGAGCTCGGCGAGCCGCTGTTCCTGGTGCGCCACGGCGCGATCAAGCTCGTCAAGCCAGTGCTCCTGATAGGCGCTGCGGTTCTCCAGTTCTTCCAGGCGCGCCTCGAGCCGAGCGAGCGAGTCGCCATAAGGCATGTTAGAATCGGCGCGTTGCGTGTTGCCGTTCATCGCTTCACCTGCAGTGCGTAATCCGTGTCCGCGACAATGGTCCGGGACGCATTCATCATCAGTCATCTCCACCATCACAACAAGAGAACTTGAGGTCCATGAATCGTAAGGTCTTACTTCGTTCTAGTCTGATTAGTCTGTTGCTCGCCGCTCTCGCTCCGCTCCTCATCGCTCTGTTCATCTCCTTTGTCGGAGGGCCACTATCCCGCCAATTGATGGCGACACTCCAGCTCGGTGGCGTTACCGGGGTCTATCTTGCCTCGGCGCTGGCCGTGTTTCTGCTGCTGCTGGTCGCGAATTTCGCAGTGAGTGCAGCAGTCTCGCAGTCCGGATCACCCCACACCTCGCAACGCCTCGCGCGAGAGGAGGGCGAGGAGGAGGATGACCGCGAGATCGGCGAGGTCAAGTGGTTCAACGTCAACAAAGGGTACGGCTTCATCACTCGCCACAATGGCGATGACGTGTTCGTGCATTTTCGTGCCATACGCGGCAAGGGGCACCGTACCCTGGCCGAGGGGCAGAAGGTGCGTTACCACATCATCGAGAACGAGCGTGGCCTGCAGGCCGATGATGTCACCATCATCACCTGAGCCGTCGCAGTCTTGGTATCAACTAGCGCCCCGCTTCGTGCGGGGCGCTGTCGTTATGGCGCCTCCTGAACCATCGCCGAGCGCACCTCGGTCAATAGACTGCGCATGGCGAGTTCGGCCTGGACGGGATCGCCGTTGGCCACCGCCTGGGCGACGGCGTCATGAAGGTCGAGCGCCTCGGGTACCGGATGGGCGGG
This DNA window, taken from Halomonas sp. TA22, encodes the following:
- a CDS encoding SlyX family protein; translated protein: MPYGDSLARLEARLEELENRSAYQEHWLDELDRAVAHQEQRLAELVRLNELMQERLREQRSAPQDDLFNPHDEVPPHY
- the trxB gene encoding thioredoxin-disulfide reductase, whose amino-acid sequence is MSEVRHERLIILGSGPAGYTAAVYAARANLKPLLITGMQAGGQLTTTTDVDNWPGDDTGVQGPELMERMKRHAERFDTEVLFDHINEVELRQTPFTLKGDSGTYTCDALIIATGASARYLGLPSEQQFMGQGVSACATCDGFFYKNQEVVVVGGGNTAVEEALYLSNIASKVTLVHRRDSLRAEKILQDKLFEKIENGNMAVEWNHTLGEVLGDGSGVTGVRLKSTLDDSEKVINAPGLFIAIGHTPNTGLFEGQLEMVDGYIKVRSGLQGNATATSVPGVFAAGDVIDHVYRQAITSAGSGCMAALDVERYLDGID
- a CDS encoding cold-shock protein, which produces MNRKVLLRSSLISLLLAALAPLLIALFISFVGGPLSRQLMATLQLGGVTGVYLASALAVFLLLLVANFAVSAAVSQSGSPHTSQRLAREEGEEEDDREIGEVKWFNVNKGYGFITRHNGDDVFVHFRAIRGKGHRTLAEGQKVRYHIIENERGLQADDVTIIT